The Bacillota bacterium DNA segment TCGTACTCCGGGCCCATGTTCTCGCATTCGTACGGCCCGCTCGGAACGCGAGCATAGTTCTTGCAGTGGAGTATGCACGAGAAACACGCTTTCGAAGCGAGTTTGTATGTATCTTGGTACACGTGGCTCGAGATCTCATCGTAACGATCAAACAAGCCGAGCTGCGCGTTCTTCGTGGATAGACCCCCGCTCGCCTGGGCGATGTCCACGAGGATGAGCGTTCCGTACTCGGAGAAGTCAGCGTAGGTCGGATCCGCCATGAGCTTCGTGTGACACTCGCGGACCTTCGCCAGGAACCTCTCGTCGTCAGCCACGGGGATGTCTCCTGATCCACGCACCGCGACGGCCTTCAGGTTCTTCGACCCCATCACTGCTCCGACTCCGGTGCGCCCCGCGGCGTTGTGGCCCGCTGCCATGATGTTCGCGTAGGGGACCAGGTTCTCACCCGCCTGGCCTATCGCGATGACCTTGATGTCCTTCCCATGCGTGTCTTCAAGGAGTCTTGTGGTGTCGAACACGCCTCGTCCCCAGAGGTGCGACGCGTCGCGCAGCTCCACATAATCGTCTTCGATGAATAGGTACACGGGACGCTTCGCCTTTCCGCGGATTATCACGGCGTCGTACCCCGCGAAGCGCAGCTCGGGACCAAAATGCCCCCCGGAGTTGGCGTCCCCGAGGAGCCCTGTGAGCGGCGAGCGGCATCCAACGGTGAACCTACCAGACGAGGGGGAGAGCGTTCCGTCGAGCGGACCTGTCGCGATGGTTAGGACGTTCTCGGGGGATAGGGGGTCGACATCAGCACCGACGAGATCATAGAGGACTTTGGACGTGAACCCGCGGCCTCCCAGGTACCCTGACCGCCACTCCTCGGGCACCCTTGACTTGCGCGCGCAGCCGCGAGTGAGATCCACCCAGACGAGCCTTTCCACATGCGACACGCGCCGTCACCTCGCTCTCAGGGCCAGGGCCCCTGTGGTGCAGAACCTCACGCACATGGGGTCACCGTGGCACAAGTCGCAAATGAGCACAGATCCGTCGAATACGCTTATGCCACCGGACGGACACGAAGCGACGCAGTCTCCACATAGGTTGCACGCCGCCTCGTTCACGAATACCTCACCGTCGTCCCACTCGAGCGCCCGCCTCTTGCATGCCGCAGTGCACGGATGCTCCTCGCAGTGGTCGCAAACCCGGATCTCCTCACCGCTCCCTCGCCTGAGAACGTGTATGCGCGCCCGTCTCGGGTTGAACACGCCAAAGTGCCCGATGGAGCAGGCAAGCTCGCAGTTTCTGCACCCAGTGCACTTCGCCGGGTCGAACGACCGGATGTCCATGTCGTTCCCCCCAACCTGGACGCCAACGCCCGCACCTACTTCCATCTCACCGCGCACCTCCCCGCGCGCGACCTACTGCGCTAGTGCCACCGTCATTCGCCCCGAGCCTCGCTGAGGCCCGAGGTCCCCGTCCCGAGCCTGCGCGGAGCGTCTGAGCGCCGAGCCGAACCGGATCGTGCAGGAGCTCCTTGGCGCGCGGCCCGCCGGGCTCGCCCAGGAACCGCCGGTAGATCTCCACCACGACCGGGTTCCGACGAGGGTTTCTTTCTGTGGTCGCCCCATCGATGGCGCGAAGCGCGGCACCCCGCATCTGTGCGAGCATGCAGTCTCCGTCCTCCCGTTCCACCGCAATCGGTTGCCCGCCGCCGCCCACGCACCCGCCAGGGCATGCCATGACTTCCACGAAGTCGTAAGGCCGCTTCCCCGCCGCCACGTCGTCTAGCACGTTCCTCGCCTCGGCCAGGCCCTGGATCACCGCCACACGCAGGATCAGGCGACCCAGGGTCACCGTGGCCGCGATCACACCCGGTCCCGGAAGGCGGCCTATGGCGCTCCCATCTTCGAGCCCCACCTCGAGCTCCACGCCCAGCTCGTCGGCAAGCGCCCTGAGCGCCGCTTCCGCGACGCCTCCAGTCGCGCCGAATATCGTCCCCGCTCCGCTTGCGCTTCCCAGCGGTGCATCGAACCCGCTTTCCTCCAGCGACTCCACGTCCATCTCCGCCGCTTGGATCAAGCGGACCAGCTCGCGCGTGGTGAGGACCGAATCGACGTCGCGTAGCACGCCTCGCGCGCTTCGCTCCGTCATAGCCTCGAACTTCTTCGCGGTGCATGGCATCAGCGACACGACGTGCACGTCCTCTGGGGCCGCGCCGTCCGTCTCTTGCAGCACGGTCTTGGCGACGGCGCCAGTCATCATGTGAGGCGACTTGCACGTCGAAAGGTGCGAGACCAGGCTCGGATACTCGTTCTCCACGAACTTCACCCACGCCGGACAGCACGACGTGAACATGGGAACCTTCCCCCCGGTCTCGAGGCGTTGCCTGAGCTCATGCGCCTCCTCGACCGCGGTGAGGTCCGCCCCTAATGCCGTATCGAACACCTTGTCAAAACCCAGCTTCCGGAGAACGGCAACCATTAGCCCGGTCGACACCGTTCCCGCGGGCTTGCCCCATGCCTCGGCGATCGTCGCCCTGAGTGCGGGCGCCGTCTGGGCCACCGTGACGACACGGTGGTTCGCAAGCCAGCGCCTCACTCGCACTAGCTGGGATTTCTCGGCAAGAGCCCCGGTGGGACACACCGCGACGCATTGCCCGCACTCTACGCACGTGGTGTCGCACGCCATGTCCTCAAACGCCAGCGCGCGGCACTCCACCCAATCCTCACCGAGGATCGCCCGAGGCCCGGCTCGCTCGACTGCGCTCCTGGCGCCATCGACTTCGGTGGCCAGGGAGGGGTACGGAGTCGCGCCGTGCATCTTCATGCACGCGGCGACGCACCTTCCGCACATCACGCACTTGTTGGGGTCGCGCACTATCGCGAGGCTCGTTCTGTCCACCGCAAGTCTGCGTCGCGTCACCGCGAGCCTTCGCGTTCGCACCCCGAGTTCGTCGCCGAGCCTCTTGAGCTCGCAGTACGCCCTCCTCTCGCACACGAGGCATTCCCTGGGATGCTGAGCAAAGAGGAACGACACCACCTCGCGACGCCTCGCCGTCACCTTCGCGCTCGCCGTGTGAATGACCATCCCCGGCTCCACGACATGGTCGCACGCGGTCACGAGATCCTCCCTGCCCTCCACTTCGACCACGCATACTCCGCACGCTCGCGCCCAGCTCCGCCCCAACCACGGATGGTAACACAGCGCCGGGACCCGCGTCCCCGCGTGCCTAGCCGCATCCAGGATGGTCGTCCCTTCGGGAACCCAGCACGAATGACCGTCCACCACGACTTCCGGCATCTCTCTCACCTCCCGTCCCCCATGCTCCCCTTGTCGTCTTGCCGCTCCCACCTAGTCCTGACCGTACCTCGAGGATACATGCGACCTCACGTGGGCCCCGTGAGAGCGGGCTCCTCTTTGCACGTAGCCGCCACCACAGCAAGGAGGCCGTCCCGACCCGTCGGGAGCGCCGGGATCGAACGAACGAACGACCACCAGACGCCCCCCTCATAGCCAGGTCGGTTGCGGCCTCCTGGTAGAAACGCCTGAACCCAAGATTATCAGGTCTATATGAGAGCAGGCCTTCACCGGAATGTAGTTGCTCTGTTACGAATATTCGGCGTAGTCCGCAGCACTCCTCCTATTGACGAGGGCCGTTGTCGCGAGCTCCGGGGCGCCGCCTGTCGGCGCCGCGCACCCGCAGCCTGCTGGCGGCGCCTCATCCGCGGCTCATCCGCGGGCGGCGCGGATCATCGCGTCGAGCTCCGACACGATCTCGCGCTGCGCTATCCAGTACTCCTGGCTCCTCTGGGCGTTGAGCTCCTCGACCGTCTTCCCCTGTTGCTCGACCCACGTGTAGTACTTGAGGTTGTGCCAGCGCTTTCTGTTCTCCACCGTGCCTTCGACGATGTGGTCCAGTTTAGCGGAAAGGAATATGGCCTCGTGCCTGCTCGCCGCCTTCACGCGGTCCATCGCGCCGCACCTTTCGGACAGTGCCTTCATGACCGATCTGTACCTGTCGATGGCGTCGGTTGCGACGGTGACTATGTTGTCGTCAGGGCCGAATTCGTAGAACTTCGCCGTCTTGATGGCGCCGAGGAGGTTGCACACCCCCGAGATGCCGATGATGCTCGATAGTTTCTCAGCTGCCTCCTCATCGATTCCCAGCTCACCAGCGAGGTACTCGAGTCCGACGGGGTCTGTCAGCAGCTGGAGGCCTTTCTTGCATTCCAAATCGTCTATGCACATCATGGCGTCCATGTTGTTCACGTTGTGTATCCATGTGACGTGCTTGTCGCCGATGCCCTGGATGTCGTGAGCGCCGTATCCGTTGTAAGACAACGTCGGGCATTGGACCGGCTCGAGGCCGACGATGCGCGTCTCATAGAACACCTCCTTGAGGCGGTCCCCGGCGGCGATCGTTCCCGCGGATCCCATTGCAGACACGAACGCAGCCGTCCTTCCGTTCCCCACGCCCTTTTGCGCAAGCTCCCCCACGACCTCGACAATGGTGTTGCCGGTCACGTAGTAGTGGAACCTGTAGTTGCCCATCTCCTCGAACTGGTTCAGGACGCGCACGCGTGCGGGGTCGGCCTTGGCCAACTCCTTGCACTTGTCGTAGATCTCCTTGACGTTGCTCTCGCATCCCGGGGTCGCGATGGCCCGCGCGCCGTAACGCGCTATCCGTTCGAACCTCTCGGAGCTCATCTGCTCTGGAAGGATGACCAGCGAATCGTATCCCATCCTCGGTCCGACCCAAGCCCCCCCGATTCCGTAGTTCCCCGTAGACGGCCAGACAAGGGTGTGCTCTCCGGGGCGGATCTCCCCGCGAAGCTGCTTCTCGACGGCCACGGAGTAGGTCGCTCCCACTTTGTGGCTGCCGGTGGGGAAGTCCTTGCCGTACAGCATGATGACGTTGGGCTCTACCCCGGTCAGCTCTTTCGGCACGACGAAGTACCTCACCGTGTTGTCGGGACCTTTCCAAGTGATGTTGTACAGGTTGACGGGATCGAGCTCGTCCACACCGAGCGCCTTGACTGCACGCTCCCTCACTCGAGGGTCCACGATCTCCGGGTGAAGCATCTCCTCGAAGGTAGGACCGTAAACCAGCTCACGTGCCATAGGCATCTCACCTTTCCCTCAGAACCTCTCCCATACCTTCCTCGCAAGCTCGCGCGAGCGCGCCACGATCCTCTCCTCGTCCAATCCAGTCAGCTTTCTACCGCGCATCAGGACCCGCCCTGCCACGATCGTCGTATCCACGAGGCCGCCGCTCATGCCGAACAAGACGTGACTATAGTAGTTGCGCGAGTCGAGCGGCGTCGGAGGACGGTAGTCCACGATTATGGCGTCCCCCGCGGCCCCTGCTTCGAATGTGCCCACCTCCAGCCCGAAAACGCGCCGGGCTATCTCCCTGTTGTTCGCGAATGCCATGGCGGGCACCTCGGCCCAGGCGGCGCTGGGATTCCCCTCCGCCAGCTTGTGGAGCACGTTCGCTACCTTGACCGACTCGAACATGTCGGCGGTGTACCCATCGGTGCCGAGCCCGACCCTCACGCCCTTGCCCATCATGCGTGCGACCGGCGCCACCCCGACGGCGTTCCCCATGTTCGACTCGGGATTGTGCACCACGTTGACGCCGCGCTCCCTCAAGATGTCCATCTCTCTCTCGTTTACGTGGACGCAGTGAGCCGCGATGGTTTTCGGCCCGAGTATCCCGAACGCGTCGAGCCGCTCCACGACGCGCTTCCCCGACTTTGCCAAGGCGTCCTCCACGTCCTCCGGACCTTCGGCCACATGCACGTGGAACCCCACGTCAAGTCCCTCGGCGGCTTCGCGGCACTTCGCAAGCGTGGCGTCAGACAGCGTCATCTGGGCATGCAGGCCGAAC contains these protein-coding regions:
- a CDS encoding aldehyde ferredoxin oxidoreductase family protein — its product is MSHVERLVWVDLTRGCARKSRVPEEWRSGYLGGRGFTSKVLYDLVGADVDPLSPENVLTIATGPLDGTLSPSSGRFTVGCRSPLTGLLGDANSGGHFGPELRFAGYDAVIIRGKAKRPVYLFIEDDYVELRDASHLWGRGVFDTTRLLEDTHGKDIKVIAIGQAGENLVPYANIMAAGHNAAGRTGVGAVMGSKNLKAVAVRGSGDIPVADDERFLAKVRECHTKLMADPTYADFSEYGTLILVDIAQASGGLSTKNAQLGLFDRYDEISSHVYQDTYKLASKACFSCILHCKNYARVPSGPYECENMGPEYETMVTLGSRVGVGSLDAILKANQLANDYGIDTISAGTSIAFLMECSQRGLIDEEYEWGDADFVIECLHKIARRDGVGALLAKGVKAMSSEIPGSEGFALHVKGLELPAFDVRTGKGFALGEAVASRGGDHLRALPNFELLSKTREEGIRWFGTPDCVNPYTEKGKVGMVIWHENYGAVCDSAEICKYCTFATYAILPRDVADLLTFATGRQHSEAELLSIGERIVNTERAFNLRCGMTPRDDTLPRRFLEEGLPGGPAKGVTVNLGELLPEYYSERGWTKDGVPTREKLEELGIEEKGVA
- a CDS encoding 4Fe-4S dicluster domain-containing protein, translating into MEVGAGVGVQVGGNDMDIRSFDPAKCTGCRNCELACSIGHFGVFNPRRARIHVLRRGSGEEIRVCDHCEEHPCTAACKRRALEWDDGEVFVNEAACNLCGDCVASCPSGGISVFDGSVLICDLCHGDPMCVRFCTTGALALRAR
- a CDS encoding [FeFe] hydrogenase, group A; protein product: MPEVVVDGHSCWVPEGTTILDAARHAGTRVPALCYHPWLGRSWARACGVCVVEVEGREDLVTACDHVVEPGMVIHTASAKVTARRREVVSFLFAQHPRECLVCERRAYCELKRLGDELGVRTRRLAVTRRRLAVDRTSLAIVRDPNKCVMCGRCVAACMKMHGATPYPSLATEVDGARSAVERAGPRAILGEDWVECRALAFEDMACDTTCVECGQCVAVCPTGALAEKSQLVRVRRWLANHRVVTVAQTAPALRATIAEAWGKPAGTVSTGLMVAVLRKLGFDKVFDTALGADLTAVEEAHELRQRLETGGKVPMFTSCCPAWVKFVENEYPSLVSHLSTCKSPHMMTGAVAKTVLQETDGAAPEDVHVVSLMPCTAKKFEAMTERSARGVLRDVDSVLTTRELVRLIQAAEMDVESLEESGFDAPLGSASGAGTIFGATGGVAEAALRALADELGVELEVGLEDGSAIGRLPGPGVIAATVTLGRLILRVAVIQGLAEARNVLDDVAAGKRPYDFVEVMACPGGCVGGGGQPIAVEREDGDCMLAQMRGAALRAIDGATTERNPRRNPVVVEIYRRFLGEPGGPRAKELLHDPVRLGAQTLRAGSGRGPRASARLGANDGGTSAVGRARGGAR
- a CDS encoding pyridoxal-phosphate dependent enzyme is translated as MARELVYGPTFEEMLHPEIVDPRVRERAVKALGVDELDPVNLYNITWKGPDNTVRYFVVPKELTGVEPNVIMLYGKDFPTGSHKVGATYSVAVEKQLRGEIRPGEHTLVWPSTGNYGIGGAWVGPRMGYDSLVILPEQMSSERFERIARYGARAIATPGCESNVKEIYDKCKELAKADPARVRVLNQFEEMGNYRFHYYVTGNTIVEVVGELAQKGVGNGRTAAFVSAMGSAGTIAAGDRLKEVFYETRIVGLEPVQCPTLSYNGYGAHDIQGIGDKHVTWIHNVNNMDAMMCIDDLECKKGLQLLTDPVGLEYLAGELGIDEEAAEKLSSIIGISGVCNLLGAIKTAKFYEFGPDDNIVTVATDAIDRYRSVMKALSERCGAMDRVKAASRHEAIFLSAKLDHIVEGTVENRKRWHNLKYYTWVEQQGKTVEELNAQRSQEYWIAQREIVSELDAMIRAARG
- the ssnA gene encoding putative aminohydrolase SsnA; protein product: MIVIGGGFLITLDSGGRVLDDGAIAIEDGVIREVGVTSEIREHYPGCEFVDAGGRVIMPGMINGHMHLYSTFARGMALKDAPPRTFMQILERLWWRLDKALGPEDVYVSALVPLMDCVRCGTTTILDHHASPMAVPGILDEVARAVEEAGIRACLSYEVSDRDGEDIADQGIRENARFIRRCRGERDGRLAASFGLHAQMTLSDATLAKCREAAEGLDVGFHVHVAEGPEDVEDALAKSGKRVVERLDAFGILGPKTIAAHCVHVNEREMDILRERGVNVVHNPESNMGNAVGVAPVARMMGKGVRVGLGTDGYTADMFESVKVANVLHKLAEGNPSAAWAEVPAMAFANNREIARRVFGLEVGTFEAGAAGDAIIVDYRPPTPLDSRNYYSHVLFGMSGGLVDTTIVAGRVLMRGRKLTGLDEERIVARSRELARKVWERF